The DNA region aggAGGGatgttgttttatgttgttttgaggttgctgatcacaaatatgatcatatttttgataattgactctttaccggtggtcctagccctctaagaggcCCTCCAAGAAGGTTACAAATGATAAATTTCAAACATGTGGGGTATCTCAAGGGTCAGTGATTACGAATATGATgtgatttttgaattttgatcCTTAACTAGAGGTTGTAGCTCCCCATGGACCTCTGTCAGAGGGTGAAAATGACACACTTCAATTACAATTGAGAAtttttagactttaaatatttagaCTGATGCACACATCAATATTTCAGATATCTGTCACAACTGTTCTTGTTTATGGTGTACTTCTACCTGTTGAAGTCAATCATTACACTTCATATGAACACCGAGAATTAGGGCGGCCTACATGAATTcagactttgttttgtattttaaaatcatttctcgCCAATCTACTGGATGTGGTTTAGTTcagattcattttttgttatgcttattttgtgttttttcttttcttttcttcctgaTTAAGGTTCTCAAACTTGCCATCTTTTGGGTTTGTTCCAATGGTTACCCGGGTGGGCAGCATGATGCATGCCATCAGTTATGTGAGCTCATAATGGCCAGTCCTGATGATTTCCAGACAGTCAAGCCACCATGGGTAGACAGGGGCAATGACAAATATGAACTGTTAATGTGTTACATGAGGACTTTTATAGGAGCGCATAGTTCGGCTTCACTCTGGACTTGCGGTCACACATTTGTTTAGATGACAACTTCTGAGCGCACAGAAGTGTCTGTTTTTGTAGGTGAGGATTTCTTTTGCAGATCTTTTTCCCCTCATGTTGAGTTTTGCTCGCTCTAAAGTTCTTAGACAGTAACCTAGCTGGCTCATTTTTTCGTTGCGGTTAATAGCATCGCTTCTCACCATTTTGTGTCTTCAATGACAGGCGGAGATGTAAGCTTTTCTCTTCTCTGACTCTGGTACAACCACCATGTTCATACTTTTTTAATGTGTTTGGTAGCCTAAGATAAACTGTGGCTCGCATTTCATTGTGGGTTGCCGCGGGTGGGTCACTGCTGTATTTAATGGGAATGGGTCACATATGGTTGGGCCGGTGGGTTGCCGTGGGCTGATTAAGCATTCGACATTGCTCTAGTGATCTCCCTCGATACAGCAATCTGACAATCAACAGCAATTCTCTGAGGACCCCCTTCGTAAAGGAAAGTGTCTCAAAGACAATAATATggacaagattaaaaaaatgtttaagaaaccaTGACCCAAGATGTTAAACCCACCACCAGCTAATTAGTTAGCCTTCATCCACATTTTCAAAGTTGACTTGAATTATAAagctaatgtaaataaaaaaatctgtctcATTCAAAACTTCAATAAGATGACAAATGACAATGAAGTTAAAAAATTGTGTATTTGTACTGAACTGTGTCGTGCGCATGTAGGATTTAATACATCAGTTGAATGTCCCGGCCGAGAGGTGCTTGGATGGATGAACAGCATGGATGGAGTTCATCTCGAGTGGGATGGTTCCTGTTCCCTTCCCCACATAAGGCCTACACAGACCCCTACGACTCTGAAGGGTACATTTTTCCTGAAATGTGTTTTCGTTTGTCTTCTGCTATTCTCAAGTAAACACGGAGCAGATCGAGAAAAGACGTGAGTTTGAAAATGTACACATGCATATGATACAGCATGACAACACTGCAAACACAATCAAAAGTCGGCCAATTTGTGGCTTGAAATATCGGCAAACATCAGTTTGGTAGTCGGCGAatgtatgaaaaaatgaaaaaaatctgagGGACAAATACGTTTGCatatggaagaaaatgtgtagcaagaCGAGTGACGATCCTGAAGGGCAAAAACCGTCTGCATTTTAATGGATCATTCACTTTTCTTGCATGCTACTAACACTAGCAACTAGCGTTCAGAAAAAGTATCAACTGCTTTTGACAGCTTAGTAGGCAATGCACATGGCTAAGGCATAGCCTtgacacagaagtataaatctGCCTTCAGGAAGCACATAATGCATGGACAGGGATGACTGCCTCCCAGGTCCAAATGTTCCCCAGTAAACTGGGTGGCAGTCTCGCTCTGGTGTAACTCCAACTGCTACACCCACAGGGgagcatgggagttgtagttctggaGGTCAGCCCTAGTAGAGGGTACTGTTGTTAGGAGACTCCCCTGCAGGGTGGAGGTTCCAGCTATCCCAGAAATCCTCCCTGGTCCTGCTTAAAAGAAGCTTCTTCACCTCAGCCAGACGAGTCAGTGGCAGGTGTGAAGAAGGAGAATGCTTgtctggagaggagtggaggagaaaaagaaacacaaaagaataGAATTGTGTggtgcgggtaaatgcagacagaggccatttatctgttctcatcctcttagatttgagtgccgcatttgacactattgatcataatattcttaagaatcaccttagtcaatgggtgggcctctctggcagtgtcttaaactggtttgaatcctacctggcagggagaaaattctttgttagttgtggtaattataactcaaagacacatgatattctatatggtgttccacaaggctctatcctgggtccgctgctcttctcaatctacatgcttccattaggtcagattatctcgggacataacgtgagctaccacagctatgctgatgacacacagctgtatttatcaatagcacctgatgaccccaaatctcttgattcgctaacacaatgtctaacctgtatctcagaatggatgaatagtaactttctcaaattaaataaagaaaaaaccgaaatcttagtgattggcaataatggatacaatgaggctattagaaataaactggatgcattaggattaaaagtcaaatcggaggtaaaaagcttaggggtaaccgttgattgtaatctgaattttaaatcgcatattaatcagatcactaggacagcattttttcacctaagaaacatagcaaaagttagacctcttatatcatcgaaagatgcagagaaattagttcatgcgtttgatttcagtcggctagattactgtaacgcactcctctcaggactacccaaaaaagacatcaatcgtttgcaactagtgcagaatgcagctgctagaatccttaccaggaaaagaaaatccgaacacatttctccagttttgatgtcactacactggttacctgtgtcattcagaattgactttaaaattctgcttatggtttataaagctttaaataatctcgccccgtcttatatatcggaatgtctgacaccttatattccaaatcgcaacctcagatcctcaactgagtgtctccttagaattccaagagcaaaacttaaaagaagtggtgaggcggccttctgctgttatgcacctaaaatctggaatagcctgccagtaggaattcgccaggctaatacagtggagcactttaaaaaactactgaaaacacattactttaacatggccttctcataacttcactgtaatttaatcctgacactctgtatatccaattcattataataactattcattcaaaatttgtactaacccctactctctcttctgttttcttttccggtgtcctattggtggtggcttgtgccaccaccatctacccaaagcaccatgatgttccaacaatgatggatggattaaaagccagaagtctgtataaccatcagcatcaagtgactccgtgagaaccctaactacaaagaggactatttcatttatgttaggtagaatgcccaaaggggactgggcggtctcgtggcctggaacccctacagattttatttttttctccagccttctggagttttttttgttttttctgtccaccctggccatcggaccttactcctttctatgttaactaatgttgtcttattttaatttcttatttgtcttttattcttcttttcttcattatgtaaagcactttgagctactttttgtatgaaaatgtgctatataaataaatgttgttgttgttgttgttctggatTGTAGAGGAAGAAGCATCCGTGAAGGTAATTTGTCAATTACAAATATTTCTTTGAGCCTGGGACTTATGTGGCTGaagttgtgtctggagtttggggctctgttacgccccctacaggtcacagcaGACGCATTGTTAAACAaagggcaaaatgaaaagaaagtcaGCCGATATACTTTGGGTTGTTGAGTggagattgatggacaaaaatggcaaatttatccaattTAAAAGGAAATCAAGTGTGCAgatagtgaaggggtctgaatactttctgaatccactgtatatcaaCAACGATTTTGGGGGTTACAATTTTGGTTTGATGAAAGTTGGGTTCAATTTTTGGCACCTGTATCACGTTTCTCAGCTACGTTTCATCTTTTGGTCTCTCTTCATATAAATAACCTCCTTTCTCCAGTATGTGCAGAACAGCGTGACCTCCTAGGCGAATATTCCCCAACAGTCTCTTTCCTCCttagtttctgtttatttattctttcatttatttttgcagatCCATCACCACCTCCTACTACAGAAACTCAGTGGGTGGCCTCCTGGTGTTTGACCTGACTAACCGGAAGACGTTTGATCACATACGGGACTGGCATCGTGAGGTGGTTGAGCACGTCAAGCCTCACAAAATGGTCTTCATCCTGATCGGGCACAAGAGTGACCTGACAGCTGAGCGACGCGTGTTCAGGGACGAGGCAGAGAAGCTGGCAGCCACCCTTGGGGTACGCTACGTGGAGACATCTGCTAAGAACAACAGCAACGTGGACCGCGCCTTCGAATTGCTGACCCTGGACATCTACGAGCTGATGAAGTGTGGTGAGATCATGCCTCGCGATGGCTGGGACGGAGTAAAAAGCGGCCTTAATGCCAAAGTCCTCTACCCGTCTGAGCAAGAGCCACCAGAGAGCAAGTGCCATTGTTAGTTTTACTTTCTGAGTCTCCAATAGCCTGGTTCTCATGGTTATGT from Erpetoichthys calabaricus chromosome 14, fErpCal1.3, whole genome shotgun sequence includes:
- the LOC114665386 gene encoding ras-related protein Rab-39A-like; protein product: MDMLWQYQFRIILLGDSTVGKSSLLKRFTDGLYSDVADPTVGVDFYARSLEIEPGVKIKLQLWDTAGQERFRSITTSYYRNSVGGLLVFDLTNRKTFDHIRDWHREVVEHVKPHKMVFILIGHKSDLTAERRVFRDEAEKLAATLGVRYVETSAKNNSNVDRAFELLTLDIYELMKCGEIMPRDGWDGVKSGLNAKVLYPSEQEPPESKCHC